A window of Salinibacter grassmerensis contains these coding sequences:
- a CDS encoding ferredoxin — protein sequence MERDIGDLTIEIDRTLCIGSGSCVGLASETFEIDEQNLVRFQDETPDIDPERLKEACAVCPVDALRVYDGDEQIVP from the coding sequence ATGGAACGCGACATCGGTGACCTGACGATCGAAATCGACCGGACCCTTTGCATCGGGTCGGGTAGCTGCGTCGGGCTCGCCAGCGAAACCTTCGAGATTGACGAACAAAACCTTGTGCGCTTTCAGGACGAGACGCCGGACATCGATCCGGAGCGCCTGAAGGAAGCCTGTGCCGTGTGCCCGGTTGATGCGCTCCGTGTCTATGACGGCGATGAGCAAATCGTCCCTTGA
- a CDS encoding BrxA/BrxB family bacilliredoxin — protein MPYPKAMVEPMRKELTRLGVKELTTPDEVDTAFEAAEDETLLLVINSVCGCAAGSARPAVARALKAGPTPDHEVTVFAGQDLEATDHVREAYLPGIPPSSPFMALFRNGQPVYVIERKHIEGREPGAIGADLIEAFEAYCTDEAPPSDAPNRPSLDSPSTDGGLPSTFQSIG, from the coding sequence ATGCCCTATCCGAAAGCGATGGTCGAACCGATGCGCAAAGAACTCACGCGCCTCGGTGTAAAGGAACTGACCACCCCCGACGAGGTGGACACCGCCTTTGAGGCCGCCGAGGATGAGACCCTGCTTCTCGTCATCAATTCCGTATGCGGATGCGCAGCGGGCAGTGCTCGACCGGCCGTAGCCCGTGCCTTGAAGGCCGGACCGACGCCGGACCACGAGGTGACGGTGTTCGCGGGGCAGGACCTGGAGGCCACCGACCACGTCCGGGAAGCGTACCTGCCCGGCATTCCCCCCTCCTCGCCGTTCATGGCCCTCTTCCGAAACGGCCAGCCGGTCTACGTCATCGAGCGGAAACACATCGAAGGCCGTGAGCCAGGAGCAATCGGGGCGGATCTGATCGAGGCCTTCGAGGCGTACTGCACCGACGAGGCACCGCCCTCAGATGCCCCGAACCGACCCAGCCTTGACTCCCCGTCCACCGATGGGGGCCTGCCCTCCACGTTCCAATCCATCGGTTGA